A region from the Actinomycetota bacterium genome encodes:
- a CDS encoding RHS repeat-associated core domain-containing protein, which yields MLERFSVSPALERTSPALCSDGAAWGHNGFGQVGDGSTTDRHAPVAVGLASVSAVSAGGFGSLAARTDATVSTWGYNAYGQLGHATTADAHAPTAAPALAGATSAGPVHSLQVLADGSARAWGFGATGALGEGTTDSHPTPVAVDGLAAPGTALATYAYRGDGLRTSKTVAGQTRPFSWDESGPVPLVLSDGALRFVYGPGGRPLYQLDAANVPTYLHQDQLGYTRQLTSATGEVVATFTYGPYGELSSATGTATTPLRFAGEYTDAETGFVYLQARYYDPATGQFLTRDPLVAMTGEPYLYAGGNPLNYTDPLGLIRLRNPLRWNPLPDITRAARDLAHRATTAVGDFVSSPFNIAWTAAGFFIVRPLAVAALAAVGITTGPALLIGVGVATVTWFVAGRIVKRLLPPTREVVDAAAAGRLISNGVLDECENQWI from the coding sequence ATGCTGGAGCGTTTCAGCGTTTCCCCCGCTTTGGAGCGCACCTCCCCGGCCCTGTGCTCCGACGGCGCCGCCTGGGGCCACAACGGCTTCGGCCAGGTGGGCGACGGCTCCACCACCGACCGCCACGCCCCCGTGGCCGTGGGCCTGGCCTCGGTGTCGGCGGTGTCGGCCGGGGGCTTCGGCTCGCTCGCGGCCCGCACCGACGCCACGGTTTCCACCTGGGGCTACAACGCCTACGGCCAGCTCGGCCACGCCACCACGGCCGACGCCCACGCCCCCACCGCCGCCCCCGCCCTGGCCGGGGCCACCTCGGCCGGGCCGGTCCACTCGCTACAGGTCCTGGCCGACGGCAGTGCCCGGGCCTGGGGCTTCGGGGCCACCGGGGCGCTGGGCGAGGGCACCACCGACAGCCACCCCACCCCGGTGGCGGTGGACGGCTTGGCTGCCCCCGGGACCGCCCTGGCCACCTACGCCTACCGGGGCGACGGCCTGCGCACCTCCAAGACGGTGGCCGGCCAGACGAGGCCCTTCTCCTGGGACGAGTCCGGCCCCGTCCCCCTCGTGCTCTCCGACGGCGCCCTGCGCTTCGTCTACGGCCCCGGGGGCCGCCCCCTCTACCAGCTCGACGCCGCCAACGTGCCCACCTACCTGCACCAGGACCAGCTCGGCTACACCCGCCAGCTCACCTCGGCCACCGGCGAGGTGGTGGCCACCTTCACCTACGGCCCCTACGGCGAACTGTCCTCGGCCACCGGGACCGCCACCACCCCGCTGCGCTTCGCCGGCGAGTACACCGACGCCGAGACCGGCTTCGTCTACCTACAGGCGAGGTACTACGACCCCGCCACCGGCCAGTTCCTCACCCGTGACCCGCTGGTGGCCATGACGGGCGAGCCCTACCTGTACGCCGGGGGCAACCCGCTCAACTACACGGACCCGTTGGGGCTTATTCGGCTCCGCAATCCGCTCAGGTGGAACCCACTACCGGACATCACCCGGGCGGCGAGGGACCTCGCTCATCGGGCAACGACGGCCGTTGGCGACTTCGTGTCAAGTCCTTTCAACATCGCTTGGACGGCCGCCGGGTTCTTCATCGTTAGACCACTCGCTGTCGCGGCCCTCGCTGCTGTAGGAATCACAACTGGACCCGCGCTCCTCATCGGGGTTGGAGTCGCGACGGTCACATGGTTCGTTGCCGGGCGCATCGTCAAGCGCCTGTTGCCGCCGACAAGGGAGGTTGTGGACGCCGCTGCGGCCGGCCGGCTGATCAGCAACGGCGTTCTGGACGAATGCGAGAACCAGTGGATATGA